The Solanum lycopersicum chromosome 6, SLM_r2.1 genome has a window encoding:
- the LOC138349262 gene encoding uncharacterized protein, whose product MHFDIDVDVHVEVHIELDVDIYVDVQADFYIDVDIYFDIHANINIYIEIDVDVDINIDVYANVYIDLHADINIYVDIDIHLHINIHIDVHVDIHVHVDIHIEIHADIYIDFHIDV is encoded by the exons ATGCACtttgacattgatgttgacgtGCATGTTGAGGTTCACATTGAActtgatgttgatatttatgttgaCGTTCAAGCTGATTTTTACATTGAC GTTGACATTTACTTTGACATTCACgctaatattaatatttacattgagattgacgttgatgttgacatAAACATTGATGTTTACGCTAATGTTTACATTGACCTTCATGCTGACATTAACATTTACGTTGACATTGATATTCACCTTCACATTAACATTCACATTGACGTCCACGTTGACATtcatgttcatgttgacattcacattgaaATTCACGCTGACATTTACATTGATTTTCACATTGACGTTTAA
- the LOC138349263 gene encoding uncharacterized protein, with translation MHFYVVVDVDVDVHVDTYVNVDVDVVYIYVDLNVDVDIDVYVYIDVDVKFIFNGHNYVDDHIYIDFYIYVYFYIDIDVDIYIDIYIDVDLHDDVEVYIDVHVLVNDHFNGDVDVNIYVNTDIYVHIDVHINVHIHIHVDVCVDAYIDFDVDVHFDIDVDVHVDFYIDIDVDINVDVDIDFDIPVDINIYIEIHIDVDINFDVFIDVHIYIYVGIDNQFDVHLYIDIHVDIHIHVDIHIEIDADIYVDVLIDIDVDVHDDVDVDIDIHVHFQDVDIAFYIHVDINIYIEIQVDVDIDFGVYADVYIDLHTNMYVNLDVDIQFDVNIHIDIDVDVHVEIKIHVDIHTDIYVEVHIDVYIEFHWHRFHFIVEGVVYVDDHVNIDFYIYVHFYVEVDIDVDIDVCTEIHVHDDVDVDIDIHFDVQNEI, from the exons ATGCACTTTTACGTTGTAgttgatgttgacgttgatgttcatgttgacacATATGTTAatgttgacgttgatgttgtttatatttatgttgaccTTAATGTGGACGttgatattgatgtttatgtatacattgatgttgatgttaaaTTTATCTTTAACGGTCATAATTATGTTGACGATCacatttatattgatttttatatttacgtttatttttacattgacattgacgttgacatttacattgatatttacattgatgttgaccTTCACGATGATGTTGAAGTTTACATTGAT GTTCATGTTCTCGTTAACGATCACTTTAATGGTGACGTTGATGTTAACATTTACGTTAACACTGACATTTACGTgcacattgacgttcacattaatgttcatattcacattcacgTTGATGTTTGCGTTGATGCTTACATTGACTTTGACGTTGATGTGCACtttgacattgatgttgacgtGCATGTTGATttttacattgacattgacgttgataTTAATGTTGAC GTTGACATTGACTTTGACATTCCCGTTGATATTAATATTTACATTGAGattcacattgatgttgacaTAAACTTTGACGTTTTcattgatgttcacatttaCATTTATGTTGGCATTGATAACCAGTTTGATGTTCACCTTTATATTGACATTCACGttgacattcatattcatgttgacattcacattgaaATTGACGCTGACATTTACGTTGACGTTCTCATTGAC attgatgttgacgttcacgatgatgttgacgttgacattgatATTCATGTTCATTTTCAAGAT GTTGACATTGCCTTTTACATTCACgttgatattaatatttatattgagaTTCAAGTTGATGTTGACATAGACTTTGGCGTTTATGCTGATGTTTACATTGACCTTCATACTAACATGTACGTTAACCTTGACGTTGATATTCAATTTGATGTTaacattcacattgacattgacgttgatgttcacGTTGAGATTAAAATTCATGTTGACATTCACACTGACATTTACGTTGAAGTTCACATTGACGTTTACATTGAATTTCACTGGCATCGAT TTCACTTTATCGTTGAGGGTGTTGTTTATGTTGACGATCACGTCAACATTGATTTTTACATTTACGTTCATTTTTACGTTGAggttgacattgacgttgataTTGATGTTTGTACTGAAATTCACGTTCATGATgatgttgacgttgacattgacattcattttgatgttcaaaatgaaatttaa
- the LOC138349264 gene encoding uncharacterized protein: MSIFGTIEHIKDDDARRSYLLELQKLDTKQKEKGVTRNVTPLSMKQINQRYTDKKEEPSINELRAEAIFVKEEVKEDAKVSVKRKEPVPSDNEERNSEDPQSTPSSPRDETDTGNNDAESDADRICTIEGLIPTKYLQKGTTKQYNVFGERHKSPDCQRNKRKKKKINLFEVDEETKEKFVSIFNEEESDSSSMEKLRMKNYSMLLMFQKIVDKNAIAKEHFVIVIANLLEYSEDSA, from the exons ATGAGTATATTTGGAACTATTGAGCATATCAAAGATGATGATGCTAGAAGAAGCTATCTTTTGGAGCTTCAAAAGCTTGACActaaacaaaaggaaaaaggagtTACAAGGAATGTAACTCCTCTAAGCATGAAGCAAATCAATCAAAGATATACAGATAAGAAGGAGGAACCTTCTATCAATGAACTTAGAGCAGAAGCTATCTTTGTCAAGGAAGAAGTTAAGGAA GATGCTAAAGTATCAGTTAAAAGAAAAGAACCAGTTCCTTCagataatgaagagagaaattcAGAAGACCCTCAGTCTACTCCTTCATCACCTAGAGATGAAACTGATACAGGTAATAATGATGCAG AAAGTGATGCAGATAGAATTTGCactattgaaggattaattccTACTAAATACCTCCAGAAGGGAACTACAAAGCAATACAACGTGTTTGGTGAAC GACATAAATCACCTGATTgtcaaagaaacaaaagaaaaaagaagaagataaatctttttgaagttgatgaagaaacaaAGGAAAAGTTTGTGTCAATATTTAACGAAGAAGAATCAGATTCATCTTCAATGGAGAAACTGAGGATGAAGAATTACTCAATGTTGCTCATGTTTCAGAAGATAGTTGACAAGAATGCGATTGCCAAGGAGCATTTTGTCATTGTTATAGCAAATTTATTAGAGTACTCTGAAGATTCCGCATAA